From Vibrio aerogenes, a single genomic window includes:
- the matP gene encoding macrodomain Ter protein MatP, whose amino-acid sequence MKYQQLENLECGWKWQYLVNRWKDGTQITKYVDTSEIDHAVSLLKEIEHEPVRVLEWIENHMSPELENKLKQAIRAKRKRHYNAEQIHTRKKSIDLDYRVWEKLSYRANELGCTLSDAIEYLLSEASKTEKANQKVSTLKEDLNRLLSD is encoded by the coding sequence ATGAAGTACCAACAACTCGAAAATCTGGAATGTGGATGGAAATGGCAATATCTGGTGAACCGCTGGAAAGATGGTACTCAGATTACGAAGTATGTTGATACGAGTGAAATTGATCATGCTGTATCGTTATTAAAAGAGATTGAGCATGAGCCGGTGCGGGTACTTGAATGGATCGAGAACCATATGTCTCCGGAGCTGGAAAATAAGCTCAAGCAAGCTATCAGGGCTAAAAGAAAGCGGCATTACAATGCAGAGCAGATTCACACCAGGAAGAAATCAATTGATCTCGATTATCGGGTTTGGGAGAAGCTTTCATACAGAGCGAATGAGTTAGGCTGTACATTATCTGACGCTATCGAATATCTGCTGTCTGAAGCATCGAAAACTGAAAAAGCAAACCAGAAAGTCAGCACTCTTAAAGAGGATTTAAATCGCTTACTTTCTGATTAA
- a CDS encoding DUF3634 family protein, whose product MIYVIISAALVIFWLLVVDRPVLYIQFKDHELAKVKGHLPPALKHNLSEICASTDFSGSMKAYQRSERIKLVFSSSVPKSVQQRIRNVFPFNSFNDKTAKKRA is encoded by the coding sequence ATGATCTATGTAATTATTTCAGCTGCCTTGGTTATTTTCTGGCTTTTAGTGGTCGATCGACCCGTTCTTTATATTCAGTTCAAAGATCATGAACTGGCTAAAGTGAAAGGCCATTTGCCACCGGCCTTGAAACACAATCTCTCAGAAATTTGTGCAAGTACAGATTTCAGCGGCAGTATGAAAGCTTACCAACGTAGCGAAAGGATTAAATTAGTTTTTTCATCTTCAGTTCCTAAGAGCGTCCAGCAAAGAATCCGAAACGTATTTCCATTCAATAGCTTTAACGACAAAACAGCCAAAAAGAGAGCCTGA